Proteins from one Desulforhopalus sp. genomic window:
- a CDS encoding cytochrome c biogenesis protein ResB, translating into MERITKPVLGILASKRFAALIFALLAVTSVIGIIIPQGEPVAFYIDKYGEQLTILIKIFDLDCTYSSIRLKSLIFLLIVCLTTCSLYRLPGILRVIKRNKPAALITKLLCHPKRTPLDSDTKGEK; encoded by the coding sequence ATGGAACGCATAACCAAGCCGGTCCTTGGCATATTGGCGTCAAAGCGCTTTGCCGCACTTATTTTCGCACTGCTGGCAGTGACATCGGTCATAGGTATTATCATTCCCCAAGGTGAACCGGTCGCTTTTTATATCGACAAGTATGGCGAGCAGCTGACAATCCTCATAAAGATATTCGATCTCGACTGCACCTACTCCTCAATACGGCTCAAGTCACTGATTTTTTTATTAATAGTCTGTCTTACAACCTGCTCTTTGTATCGCTTGCCAGGTATATTGCGCGTGATCAAAAGAAACAAACCGGCCGCATTAATCACCAAACTCCTCTGTCATCCCAAGAGAACTCCACTTGATTCAGACACTAAAGGAGAAAAATAA
- a CDS encoding FKBP-type peptidyl-prolyl cis-trans isomerase, with protein sequence MKIGGMVVVFGLVMVTNTVLAAETSELKTPKEKVSYAIGMEMGNSLKKNGVDANPDLLTKAIKDVLTGQKTQLTDQEAGAILTDLQKEMQGKRQESMKVLGEKNKTEGEAFLAENMKKEGVKSLPSGLQYKVINEGKGKSPSATDTVTVQYTGRLVDGTEFDSSYKRGEAATFALNGVIKGWTEALQLMKEGSKWQLYLPSNLAYGETGTVGGPIGPNAALIFDVELVSLQSK encoded by the coding sequence ATGAAAATTGGTGGAATGGTAGTGGTCTTTGGCTTGGTGATGGTGACAAACACGGTGCTTGCTGCAGAAACCTCGGAGTTGAAAACCCCGAAGGAGAAGGTGAGCTACGCCATAGGCATGGAAATGGGCAATAGCCTGAAGAAAAATGGCGTTGATGCCAACCCGGATCTTCTAACAAAAGCGATAAAAGATGTCCTCACCGGCCAAAAGACTCAACTGACCGATCAGGAGGCTGGGGCAATTCTGACAGACCTGCAAAAGGAAATGCAGGGAAAACGTCAGGAGTCGATGAAGGTCCTGGGTGAAAAAAACAAAACTGAAGGTGAGGCCTTCCTTGCTGAAAACATGAAAAAGGAAGGGGTGAAATCTCTTCCCAGTGGTCTCCAATATAAGGTGATAAACGAGGGCAAGGGCAAGTCGCCGAGTGCAACGGATACGGTTACGGTGCAATACACCGGAAGGCTTGTCGATGGGACTGAGTTTGACAGCTCATATAAACGTGGGGAGGCCGCAACCTTTGCTTTAAATGGTGTCATCAAAGGATGGACGGAGGCACTTCAATTGATGAAAGAAGGGAGCAAATGGCAACTTTATCTGCCGTCAAACCTTGCTTATGGCGAGACCGGAACGGTTGGCGGCCCGATTGGCCCGAATGCTGCACTGATCTTTGACGTCGAGCTGGTCTCATTACAGTCGAAATAA
- a CDS encoding response regulator transcription factor, whose amino-acid sequence MKVLIVEDDRQISDFISKGLIQANFAVDQAEDGDTGLYLARQNHYDVAIVDLMLPILDGLSLIESLRKEKINTPVLILSAKRSVDDRIIGLEKGGDDYLVKPFIFGELLARVHALIRRTSGILEPISLSYADLTMDLLKRDVVRSGEVIELQPREFALLEYLLRNAERVLSKTLILERIWDYRFDPQTNVIDVLVSRLRSKIDRDFPTKLIHTIRGIGYVLKTSP is encoded by the coding sequence ATGAAAGTACTAATAGTTGAAGACGACCGGCAGATATCGGATTTCATCAGCAAAGGCCTCATCCAGGCAAATTTTGCTGTGGATCAAGCCGAAGACGGAGATACCGGGCTCTACCTCGCCAGACAAAATCACTATGACGTAGCTATTGTCGATTTGATGCTGCCCATACTCGATGGTTTGAGTTTGATCGAATCTCTGCGTAAGGAAAAAATTAATACACCCGTTTTGATTTTAAGCGCCAAACGAAGTGTCGACGACCGTATAATCGGCTTGGAAAAAGGGGGCGACGATTATCTGGTTAAGCCTTTTATCTTTGGAGAATTGCTGGCACGCGTGCATGCCCTGATCCGCCGTACCAGCGGTATCTTAGAGCCCATCAGCCTGTCGTATGCCGATCTGACCATGGACTTATTGAAAAGGGATGTAGTACGCTCCGGCGAGGTTATCGAGTTGCAGCCCCGAGAATTCGCCCTGCTGGAATATTTGCTGCGCAATGCCGAGCGGGTGCTGTCTAAGACCCTGATTCTTGAGCGTATATGGGATTACCGCTTCGATCCTCAGACCAACGTCATCGATGTTCTGGTCTCACGCCTGCGAAGTAAAATCGATCGGGATTTTCCCACAAAACTCATTCATACCATCCGCGGCATCGGTTATGTCCTTAAAACATCTCCTTAA
- a CDS encoding Gldg family protein, whose product MKTIFRIARKEFDAFFSSPIAIIFIGVFLAVTLFIFFWVETFFANNITEVRPLFRWMPILLIFLTAAITMRLWAEERRAGTLEFLLTSPVPPYSLVFGKFLACLGLVAVSLVLTLPLPITVSFMGPLDWGPVFGGYLATLFLAAAYIAIGLFISANSVNQIVSLITTVLVCSLFYLIGSETLISFFGNRGSELLQLLGSGSRFNSITRGVIDLRDLYYYLSITGIFLSLNIYGLEKIRWADNPANGHHRRWQLVCGLVIANFMIANFWLAPIGVLRTDMTKGNIYSISESTRNYLGQLKEPLLIRGYFSAQTHPLLAPLVPRIRDLLQEFAVAGGGKVRVEFIDPLEHPDLEQEAGQKFGIRPVPFQTASKYQSAVTNSYFDILIQYGDQFETLGFRELIEVKVASEKDLDVELRNPEYDITRAIKKVLYGYQSGGDLFAGIGKEIQFTGYMSPNQKLPEELVSLKKELQTILAEMEKEGGKLFSSSFLDPDAENGTVAKKIGKEYGFRPMAVSLLDQRSFWYYMTLTSGDQVVEIPVPEDLAKESLKRAIEAGLKRFAAGFSKTVALQTPKAMPPMPQYGMPGRGMQFDQLKDVLSKEHQVTPTDLTAGQVPSEADLLMVVAPEAVNEKQLFAIDQFLMQGGTVIIASSPFNVGLDRQLEVEKKKSGLEDWLNFQGITIGEEMVLDPQNSAFPVPVQRQVSGFTVQETKLVNYPYFVDIRPDAMNQESGLMAGLTQLTMNWASPITVNIEKNKDRKVVELLKSSVKSWGSADTKIQPNFRAYGEAGFAVGTASGKKLLGVAVEGNFTSYFSGKQSPLLTEPQQPTVETQPAPAKKPSVEKAKQIIARQLDKSPESARIILFSSNTFLSDIMLGIGSSVMRTSSLGPVQLMANAVDWSLEDRGLLSIRGRSHFARPLLPMTKDLQLLFEYVNYGLAMFGLIVIWLIKKMIGKRTRQRHVALLRQSMGRI is encoded by the coding sequence ATGAAGACAATTTTTCGTATCGCCAGAAAGGAATTCGATGCGTTTTTCAGCTCGCCGATCGCCATCATTTTCATTGGTGTTTTTCTTGCGGTGACGCTGTTCATCTTCTTTTGGGTGGAGACTTTTTTTGCCAACAATATCACAGAAGTTCGGCCGCTTTTCAGGTGGATGCCGATTCTCCTCATTTTTCTTACCGCGGCGATAACCATGCGGCTGTGGGCCGAGGAGCGGCGGGCTGGAACCCTGGAATTTTTGCTCACCTCGCCGGTGCCCCCGTATTCGCTGGTGTTTGGTAAATTCCTGGCCTGCCTCGGCCTGGTTGCGGTTTCACTGGTGTTGACCCTGCCCCTGCCGATCACCGTCAGCTTCATGGGTCCGCTTGACTGGGGGCCGGTCTTTGGCGGGTATCTGGCAACTCTGTTTCTTGCCGCAGCGTATATTGCCATCGGTCTTTTCATCAGCGCCAACTCCGTCAATCAGATCGTCAGCCTGATCACTACCGTACTGGTCTGTTCGCTTTTTTATCTGATCGGTTCCGAAACCCTGATTTCTTTTTTCGGCAACCGCGGTTCGGAACTGCTGCAGCTGCTCGGCTCCGGTTCCCGGTTTAATTCCATCACCCGCGGTGTTATTGATCTGCGTGATCTTTATTATTATCTGAGCATTACCGGGATCTTTCTCAGCCTCAATATTTACGGCCTGGAGAAAATCCGCTGGGCGGATAATCCGGCGAATGGCCATCATCGCCGCTGGCAACTGGTCTGCGGTCTGGTTATCGCCAACTTCATGATTGCCAATTTCTGGCTGGCGCCGATCGGCGTTCTTCGTACCGACATGACCAAAGGCAATATCTACTCCATCTCCGAATCGACGAGAAACTACCTGGGGCAGCTGAAGGAACCCCTGCTCATTCGCGGCTATTTTTCCGCCCAGACCCATCCCCTTCTTGCCCCTCTGGTGCCGCGTATCCGTGATTTGCTGCAGGAGTTTGCGGTCGCCGGAGGCGGTAAGGTTCGCGTCGAGTTCATCGATCCCCTGGAGCATCCCGACTTGGAACAGGAGGCAGGACAGAAGTTCGGCATTCGACCGGTACCCTTCCAAACGGCGAGTAAGTATCAGTCAGCGGTGACCAACTCGTATTTTGATATCCTCATTCAGTATGGCGATCAGTTCGAGACCCTTGGTTTTCGCGAGCTGATTGAGGTGAAAGTGGCAAGTGAAAAGGATCTCGATGTCGAGCTTCGCAATCCCGAATATGATATCACCAGGGCCATAAAGAAGGTACTGTACGGTTATCAGAGCGGCGGCGATCTCTTTGCCGGTATCGGTAAAGAAATTCAGTTTACCGGCTACATGTCACCGAACCAGAAGCTGCCTGAGGAACTGGTTTCGCTTAAAAAGGAACTGCAGACAATTCTTGCGGAGATGGAAAAAGAAGGCGGCAAGCTCTTCTCCAGCAGCTTTCTCGATCCCGATGCCGAGAATGGCACGGTTGCCAAAAAGATCGGCAAGGAGTACGGCTTCAGGCCGATGGCCGTAAGCCTCCTGGATCAACGTTCGTTCTGGTACTACATGACCCTGACCAGCGGTGACCAGGTTGTCGAGATTCCGGTACCGGAAGATCTCGCCAAGGAGAGTCTCAAGCGGGCGATTGAAGCGGGCCTCAAACGGTTCGCAGCCGGGTTCTCGAAAACGGTGGCGCTACAAACCCCAAAGGCTATGCCGCCGATGCCGCAATACGGCATGCCGGGACGAGGGATGCAGTTTGATCAACTGAAAGACGTGCTGAGCAAGGAACATCAAGTCACTCCAACCGACTTGACAGCCGGCCAAGTGCCCTCAGAGGCCGATCTGTTGATGGTTGTTGCGCCGGAAGCCGTCAACGAAAAACAGCTTTTCGCAATCGATCAGTTTCTCATGCAGGGCGGCACGGTGATTATTGCCAGCTCGCCGTTCAATGTCGGCTTGGATCGTCAACTCGAAGTCGAGAAGAAGAAGTCCGGTCTTGAAGACTGGTTGAACTTTCAAGGCATAACCATCGGCGAAGAGATGGTCCTTGATCCGCAGAACAGCGCCTTTCCCGTTCCGGTTCAACGGCAGGTTTCCGGGTTTACCGTGCAGGAAACGAAACTGGTTAATTATCCCTATTTTGTCGATATCAGGCCGGATGCCATGAACCAGGAAAGCGGCCTGATGGCCGGGCTGACGCAACTCACCATGAACTGGGCCTCGCCGATAACCGTCAATATCGAAAAGAATAAGGACCGAAAGGTTGTCGAACTGCTGAAAAGCTCGGTCAAGAGTTGGGGTTCTGCCGATACCAAGATTCAACCGAACTTCCGGGCCTACGGGGAAGCAGGTTTTGCCGTTGGCACGGCTTCGGGCAAGAAGCTGCTCGGGGTGGCGGTTGAAGGCAACTTCACTTCCTATTTTAGCGGCAAACAGTCGCCCCTCCTGACTGAACCGCAACAGCCGACAGTCGAAACGCAACCCGCCCCGGCGAAGAAACCCAGCGTGGAAAAAGCCAAGCAGATCATCGCCCGACAACTCGACAAATCTCCCGAGAGTGCCAGGATCATTCTCTTTTCTTCGAACACCTTCCTCAGTGATATCATGTTGGGAATCGGTTCAAGCGTCATGCGGACCAGCAGTCTCGGTCCAGTGCAGCTGATGGCCAACGCCGTGGACTGGTCCCTTGAGGATCGAGGGCTGCTGTCGATTCGCGGCAGAAGTCATTTCGCCAGACCGCTGTTGCCGATGACGAAGGACCTGCAGCTGCTTTTTGAATATGTCAATTACGGGCTGGCCATGTTCGGCTTGATCGTCATCTGGCTTATCAAAAAAATGATCGGCAAGAGGACGAGACAACGGCATGTAGCTCTGCTTCGCCAGAGTATGGGGAGGATATAA
- a CDS encoding trypsin-like peptidase domain-containing protein, with protein MKKLVFAILVVLGLWFLVDPLRQYYFPENAEPRAVTARGDLAADEQNTIDIFKNNSPSVVYVTSIALKRGFFSMNAVEIPQGTGSGFIWDNQGRIVTNYHVISDANRVQVTMADNSTWKATLVGAAPDKDIAVLQIEAPKHQLRPIAVGRSKYLQVGQKVFAIGNPFGLDQTITSGIISALNREITAVTGRVIRGAIQTDAAINPGNSGGPLLDSAGRLIGINTSIYSPSGAYAGIGFAVAVDIVNEIVPQLIKHGRIIQPGLGVTLVDERVAKNMGIVGTLILRVESDSPAAAAGLRPTTQYRGEVVLGDIIIAVGGVKVQSYEDLRTEIEKFSIGSEIILTIQRDGQLFDVPLRLTAIN; from the coding sequence TTGAAGAAGTTAGTTTTTGCCATATTGGTTGTTCTAGGCCTTTGGTTTCTTGTGGACCCGCTACGGCAATATTATTTTCCCGAGAATGCTGAGCCTCGGGCAGTAACGGCCAGGGGCGATCTGGCCGCCGATGAGCAAAACACCATTGATATCTTCAAAAATAATTCACCGTCGGTGGTGTATGTCACCAGTATTGCCCTCAAACGAGGTTTTTTTTCGATGAATGCCGTCGAGATCCCCCAAGGTACGGGTTCCGGCTTTATCTGGGATAATCAGGGACGAATAGTAACAAATTACCATGTGATAAGTGATGCCAACCGTGTTCAAGTCACTATGGCCGATAACTCGACCTGGAAGGCAACCCTCGTGGGCGCCGCACCGGATAAAGATATTGCTGTTTTGCAAATTGAAGCCCCAAAGCACCAGCTGCGGCCAATAGCCGTAGGAAGATCAAAATATCTCCAGGTTGGCCAGAAAGTATTTGCCATCGGTAATCCTTTCGGCTTGGACCAGACCATCACGTCGGGAATTATTTCCGCCCTCAACCGTGAAATTACCGCGGTTACCGGTCGGGTGATTCGCGGGGCGATACAGACTGATGCGGCCATCAATCCGGGCAATTCCGGTGGTCCATTGCTCGATAGTGCCGGCCGATTGATTGGCATAAACACCTCCATATACAGTCCTTCCGGGGCTTATGCGGGAATTGGTTTTGCCGTAGCGGTCGATATTGTCAACGAAATAGTCCCGCAGCTCATCAAACATGGCAGGATCATCCAGCCGGGGTTAGGCGTGACATTGGTGGATGAGCGGGTGGCAAAAAATATGGGCATTGTAGGGACATTGATTCTCAGGGTGGAAAGTGACAGCCCTGCTGCGGCAGCAGGATTGCGACCCACTACGCAGTATCGGGGAGAAGTGGTGCTGGGTGACATTATCATCGCCGTCGGTGGTGTCAAAGTGCAATCATATGAAGATTTACGAACGGAAATCGAAAAGTTCAGCATAGGATCGGAAATTATCCTGACCATCCAGAGAGATGGTCAACTCTTTGACGTACCCCTCCGGCTCACAGCTATCAATTGA
- a CDS encoding HAMP domain-containing histidine kinase, which translates to MLFAAIYASIASTLTRHDREMQLTELRELAAEYSSNGLPAIEKMLEVKRKFHRQHPFLVRIADAGNRTVDIYLPAPWTEFNTNKLEELVPETQPRWLTLPAIGGDHSLDLASIRLNNGYWLQVGMSSEEKDKNLLRLRATFGIVLGPMVLLGFICGWILAYNVLRPLRNLLFAVKSVQTGNMDAHVPVRGAGDELDELAIHFNKMLQKIAAVLQAMKDCVDNVAHDLRTPVTRLRNLAENALQSPDNAASQHAALASCAEESERINIMLNILLDISEAESGVMQLDYQNIEIYRLVQNIVDAYGLIADDKSIQIQINGDHLLQAMIDPNRMSQALANLLDNAIKYTPAGGKVDIDFYSEKEQAIICIKDDGIGIDSEELPLIWDRLYRGKQNRNQRGLGLGLSQVKAIVLAHHGSIDVASEFGKGSVFKISLPVTNCL; encoded by the coding sequence TTGCTGTTTGCCGCCATTTATGCCTCCATCGCTTCGACCTTGACGCGTCATGATCGTGAAATGCAGTTGACGGAACTGAGGGAACTGGCGGCCGAATATTCCAGCAATGGTTTGCCGGCCATCGAAAAGATGCTTGAGGTGAAGCGCAAATTTCATCGACAACACCCATTTCTCGTACGTATCGCCGATGCGGGAAATCGTACCGTCGATATATATTTGCCTGCACCGTGGACAGAGTTCAACACTAATAAATTGGAAGAATTAGTCCCCGAGACGCAACCGCGCTGGCTTACTCTCCCGGCCATAGGTGGAGATCACTCTCTCGACCTGGCCTCCATTCGCCTTAATAACGGTTACTGGTTGCAGGTGGGGATGAGCAGTGAAGAAAAGGATAAAAATTTGCTTCGCCTTCGCGCAACATTTGGGATCGTGCTCGGTCCGATGGTGCTGCTCGGCTTCATCTGTGGCTGGATACTTGCTTACAATGTGCTACGTCCCCTGCGTAATCTGCTTTTCGCGGTAAAATCGGTGCAAACCGGCAATATGGATGCCCATGTACCGGTGCGCGGCGCAGGTGATGAATTGGATGAATTAGCCATTCACTTCAACAAGATGTTGCAGAAAATCGCGGCGGTGTTGCAGGCTATGAAGGACTGTGTGGACAATGTCGCCCATGATCTCCGAACTCCGGTGACTCGGTTGCGCAATCTGGCTGAAAATGCCCTGCAGTCACCCGACAACGCAGCCAGCCAACATGCGGCCCTTGCTTCCTGCGCCGAAGAGTCCGAACGTATTAACATTATGCTCAACATCTTACTGGATATCTCGGAGGCCGAATCGGGAGTAATGCAGCTCGATTATCAAAATATCGAAATCTACCGCTTGGTGCAAAACATCGTCGATGCCTATGGCCTGATAGCTGATGACAAGTCTATCCAAATCCAGATAAACGGTGACCACCTGCTGCAGGCCATGATAGATCCGAACCGGATGAGTCAGGCCCTGGCGAATTTGCTTGATAATGCCATAAAATATACCCCTGCCGGTGGTAAGGTGGACATCGATTTTTATAGCGAAAAGGAGCAAGCAATTATTTGTATTAAAGATGACGGGATAGGCATCGACTCCGAAGAATTGCCGCTGATCTGGGATCGCCTTTATCGCGGCAAACAAAATCGGAATCAAAGAG
- a CDS encoding thioredoxin domain-containing protein — MPLLEQVLKQNPTTVKVVFKNLPLQKHALAGPAAIAALAAQEQGKFWQYHDLLFAETKLSPDSFGKIAKKLGLDLDRFNKDRESPVLQEKLSKDVIEANTLGINGTPAVFVNGRKLNERSVEELQRMIDETLQSKKKQ, encoded by the coding sequence TTGCCGCTTCTTGAGCAGGTGCTCAAACAGAACCCGACAACTGTAAAAGTCGTTTTTAAAAACCTTCCCTTGCAAAAACATGCCTTGGCCGGACCGGCAGCCATAGCTGCTTTGGCTGCCCAGGAACAAGGAAAGTTTTGGCAATACCATGACCTCCTCTTTGCCGAAACCAAACTCAGCCCTGATTCCTTCGGCAAAATCGCCAAAAAGTTGGGGCTGGACCTTGATCGATTCAATAAGGATAGGGAATCGCCAGTACTTCAAGAAAAACTTTCCAAGGATGTGATCGAGGCAAATACCCTAGGAATTAACGGGACACCGGCCGTTTTTGTGAACGGCAGAAAATTGAATGAGCGTAGTGTAGAGGAGCTGCAACGAATGATAGACGAGACGTTACAAAGCAAGAAAAAGCAATGA
- a CDS encoding ABC transporter ATP-binding protein produces MIKVDSITRKYGDIAAVDNVSFEILPGEIVGLLGHNGAGKTTIMKMITGYLEPTSGTITVNGRDIGSDRQAIQQEIGYLPENCPVYPEMTVIDYLDYAAALHGLSEEARGPLIALAIVRTELQEKAVQPIATLSRGYRQRTGVAQAIFHNPAILILDEPTNGLDPTQIQHMRALITMLAQNSTIIISTHILQEVQAICDRVIILKDGKKALDTRLDTLNDKGQLVISLDAQEEEALTFLRNFACVRSAVPVPPGNQFDHGHTFALTLESAENRHETAAFLARAVHDRGWRLYSMGFESRNLETVFAEISER; encoded by the coding sequence ATGATCAAAGTAGACAGTATTACAAGAAAATACGGAGATATTGCGGCAGTTGACAATGTCTCGTTTGAGATATTGCCGGGAGAGATTGTCGGCCTTTTGGGACATAACGGGGCCGGCAAGACAACGATCATGAAAATGATCACCGGCTATCTCGAACCGACCAGCGGTACAATCACCGTCAATGGCCGGGACATCGGCAGCGACCGACAAGCCATTCAACAGGAAATCGGCTATCTGCCCGAGAACTGCCCGGTATATCCGGAGATGACGGTTATTGATTATCTCGACTATGCCGCAGCTCTGCACGGTTTATCCGAGGAGGCGAGGGGGCCGTTGATCGCCCTGGCTATTGTTCGAACCGAGCTGCAGGAAAAGGCGGTTCAGCCCATAGCCACCCTTTCCCGCGGCTATCGTCAGCGCACCGGGGTTGCCCAGGCGATCTTCCATAACCCGGCCATCCTCATTCTCGATGAGCCGACCAATGGCCTCGACCCGACGCAGATACAGCATATGCGGGCATTGATTACCATGTTGGCGCAAAACTCGACGATCATTATCTCTACCCACATCCTCCAAGAGGTCCAGGCGATCTGCGACCGGGTTATTATCTTAAAGGATGGAAAAAAGGCCCTTGATACCCGCCTCGACACCCTCAACGATAAGGGTCAACTGGTAATCTCCCTGGATGCACAAGAGGAAGAGGCACTCACCTTTCTGCGGAATTTTGCCTGTGTGAGATCAGCCGTCCCAGTACCTCCGGGTAACCAGTTCGACCACGGCCATACCTTCGCCCTGACCCTCGAAAGCGCGGAAAATCGCCATGAAACAGCGGCATTTCTAGCCCGCGCCGTTCATGACCGGGGCTGGCGCCTCTATTCCATGGGATTTGAATCGCGGAATCTTGAAACAGTCTTCGCCGAAATCAGCGAGCGATAG
- a CDS encoding DUF4340 domain-containing protein, producing MQKMISITATLLVIQIGLAVVFYKGETGQKTTAPDAPFLGMKSEQVSAFEISGPQKERLVVDKIGAEWIIKNSFGAPANGEQVKTFITKLSELKKGFAVATTAGAAKRFKVADDQFERHVVLREKEQIVGEFYVGTSPGFRQIHVRKAGTEEVLAVALSTFELETGVESWLDKNLFQIKKEDMASISFPGFVLEKKADTWQLQGLESGWKTDEKNVADLLNKVADLTIQTVMNPQETTPLFAKAPAFKYSVTRRDGTTAEFSFVKPEGNFYVLKQSERETYGKVNSLQVEGLQKISRDALLQKETTEKPEGTDTNTK from the coding sequence ATGCAGAAAATGATTTCAATAACAGCGACCTTGCTTGTCATTCAAATAGGCTTGGCAGTGGTTTTCTATAAGGGCGAGACAGGACAAAAGACCACGGCACCCGACGCCCCCTTTCTTGGGATGAAGTCCGAACAGGTGTCCGCCTTTGAGATTTCCGGGCCGCAAAAAGAGCGTTTAGTCGTGGATAAAATCGGGGCCGAGTGGATTATCAAAAATTCCTTTGGCGCTCCGGCCAATGGCGAACAGGTAAAAACTTTTATAACCAAGCTTTCCGAGCTGAAAAAAGGCTTTGCCGTCGCCACTACCGCAGGAGCAGCCAAACGCTTCAAGGTCGCCGATGATCAGTTCGAGCGCCATGTGGTTCTGCGGGAAAAAGAGCAAATCGTCGGCGAGTTCTATGTCGGCACATCTCCAGGTTTTCGTCAGATCCACGTCAGGAAAGCCGGCACTGAGGAGGTCCTCGCCGTTGCTCTCAGCACTTTTGAGCTGGAAACCGGTGTTGAATCATGGCTCGATAAGAATCTCTTCCAAATCAAAAAAGAGGATATGGCATCGATCTCTTTCCCCGGTTTTGTCCTGGAGAAAAAGGCCGATACCTGGCAGTTGCAAGGACTGGAATCGGGTTGGAAAACCGATGAAAAAAACGTGGCCGATCTGCTGAATAAGGTTGCCGATTTAACGATCCAAACGGTCATGAATCCACAGGAAACCACACCGCTTTTTGCAAAGGCTCCAGCTTTCAAATATTCCGTCACCCGGAGAGATGGGACAACCGCCGAGTTCAGTTTCGTCAAGCCGGAAGGGAATTTTTATGTATTGAAGCAATCCGAACGTGAAACCTATGGCAAGGTGAATTCGCTCCAGGTGGAAGGCCTTCAAAAAATCTCCAGAGATGCGCTCCTGCAAAAAGAAACAACCGAAAAACCGGAGGGGACGGATACGAACACCAAGTAA